In Dermacentor variabilis isolate Ectoservices chromosome 7, ASM5094787v1, whole genome shotgun sequence, a genomic segment contains:
- the LOC142588590 gene encoding uncharacterized protein LOC142588590, with the protein MAPIHQLVGSIAGHIATRVDNLFDSDGTQYQPPVESLRVVRLLQPMVDGQNELDFDFQGRVFCMYDQWDAAILAEQSQPPAGTETNEDNTSSSVVQPNTDQNAPAGGHTNSSNALETAVSCSFAAATATGDVCRTPRGRLALLEKTLNAENDVRSELLREEHAVRVRLLQENYAAMLQEPARKRAFQKHVEELELMKQKMSWRNQSWT; encoded by the exons ATGGCCCCTATCCACCAGTTGGTGGGATCGATTGCTGGCCACATAGCAACGAGGGTAGACAACCTTTTCGATTCAGATGGGACCCAATACCAGCCTCCCGTCGAAAGTCTACGTGTGGTGAGGCTACTGCAACCAATGGTCGATGGGCAAAATGAGCTGGACTTTGACTTTCAAGGTAGGGTGTTTTGCATGT ATGATCAGTGGGATGCCGCGATCCTCGCTGAGCAATCACAGCCACCAGCAGGTACTGAAACAAATGAAGACAACACCTCCTCTTCGGTCGTGCAGCCCAACACCGACCAAAATGCTCCTGCAGGAGGCCACACCAACAGCTCCAATGCTTTGGAAACTGCTGTTAGCTGCAGTTTTGCTGCAGCAACTGCCACTGGGGATGTCTGCAGGACTCCAAGGGGGCGGTTGGCACTTTTGGAAAAGACTTTGAACGCTGAAAACGACGTCCGTTCAGAGCTGCTGAGGGAGGAGCATGCTGTCCGTGTGCGGCTGCTTCAGGAGAACTACGCCGCTATGCTGCAAGAACCAGCACGAAAGAGGGCCTTTCAAAAACATGTAGAAGAACTTGAGCTTATGAAGCAAAAAATGAGCTGGAGAAACCAAAGCTGGACATAG